In a single window of the Raphanus sativus cultivar WK10039 chromosome 9, ASM80110v3, whole genome shotgun sequence genome:
- the LOC108826050 gene encoding transcription factor bHLH146: MERQIINKRKRVFSLQEKKNPKAVFARRYVNHLVPALSKINMNKPSSQINSKTFEQTVKHEVDMALALSAREFAWSRFLQHKLLSPPHEDPSYSPKILETSICKQDGTEGAEIKKKLEELQKLVPGGEEMNMEEILSEVGSYIVCLELQMIVLKSLVQDNIS, encoded by the coding sequence ATGGAGAGGCAAATTATAAACAAGAGAAAACGGGTTTTTTCTCTCCAAGAAAAGAAGAACCCGAAGGCAGTCTTTGCCAGAAGATACGTTAATCACTTGGTCCCAGCTCTCAGCAAGATCAACATGAACAAACCATCTTCGCAAATCAACAGCAAAACATTTGAGCAAACCGTGAAACATGAAGTAGACATGGCTTTGGCTTTGTCTGCTCGAGAATTTGCGTGGAGCCGTTTCTTGCAACACAAGCTATTATCTCCCCCTCATGAAGATCCTAGTTACTCTCCCAAGATTTTAGAAACATCTATCTGTAAACAAGATGGCACAGAAGGAGCAGAGATAAAGAAGAAACTGGAGGAATTGCAAAAGCTTGTTCCAGGAGGAGAAGAGATGAATATGGAGGAGATATTGAGCGAGGTCGGAAGCTACATTGTATGCCTTGAGTTGCAGATGATTGTTCTAAAATCACTTGTTCAAGATAACATTTcttga